The following nucleotide sequence is from Mangifera indica cultivar Alphonso chromosome 1, CATAS_Mindica_2.1, whole genome shotgun sequence.
GTTCCTGCAAATATGGTTTGTGGGATGCAAGAGCCGGCTTCCAAAGCTTGATGAGCCTTTATCCAGTGATGCCTAACTAGTTTTACACttgatatttattgttgttgggGCATTCAAGTCACCATGTGTGCAAAATGATGTATAATTTCCTGtcgtttgattttaaaattggagAAAAAATACATCATTACATCgtctaattatgtattattgcaaatgtttaaataaataaattaaattttatttgtccaaagatttattcataataaatggGGCACATGAAATGGCAGGGCCTACATGGCTTTGATCTTGATGTCAAGCTTATCCTAAccattttgtgttatttttgaAGTGTGAACTCAGAATGACCAAACCGAAGAATCTCCAGCTGGATTGCTGCTGATAATGCTTTCATGTATTATATTATggggtttattttctttttacctCTTTGGCAGGTCTTCCATTTGGATGACAAGGAACATTCTGCATTATTATTTCATctgattaatataatatgagtaatattatacttatataattaaatatataaaatatatgttcttatttaattaaatattattttatttataattaaaaattatttaattatataatgactgTTATATTTAATAGTATTTACGAAAAAGGTTTATTATTTATCccttttgtaattgttttagataaaattaatattaaggcAAAGCCAGACTggaaaaaactaataataacaGTCAACAACAGCAGGTCACCATCCTTCTTGAGTAAGTTATTTATTGATGAGCACGCACcttcatttgattcatttttcttcgccaaaagaaattcataaatttaattgaaaacacccaaaagaaaaaaatcgaAGCTTTGAGAGATCCCACCAAGCAATATGAGTGAAGAAGACAAAAACAGAGCGGTCGTTgttgatcatcatcatcaacatcacCATGAACAAATTCCTCCACCGCCACCTCAATACGGTACGTTTCAAGGTGTTGCTAATTACCCTCCTCCGCCGGTAATTGGGTTCCCTCAGCCTGTTCCTCCGCCTGGCGCCGCAGAGCCTTCCGGACCTTACTATCCTCACGGCTACCAGACTGTGCAAGGTACCCATTTAAATTCGATTCAGATTGACCTTCTTCCTTATTTTTGTGGAACTACAACTTTAAATGACGTTTTGAACATCATTGacataaagttttaaattttcataaggGTGGTAatgaaaagtattaaatttaAGTAGGATTATGAATGGGTTTATGAATTCTTGTCCATTTGTTTCATCTGGATGCTGCTTTTAGAAAAGAGATAACTTTGATTATatctttttgggtttttttttttttttcatttgtaataaAGTGTTAACTTGATCCGGTTATTGTTGACGCTTAATTTTGGATTAGCTTTTTTCACAAACTGTTGAGAAGGTACCTTTCCTTGTGattacaaaaaagagaaaagttgtTGTGAGAGGCCGACAGTGTAGCCACTCTGATGTTTAAGTCAAAAGCTAAACGGGGAAATGGTTAATAGTTGTGACGAAATGTGAGTTGTGGCATAATCTTTTCTCTTCTAATTAGGTTTGATTGGTAAATGTTTGTGTTGTTTGACCTGGTAATGTACCTGGTCAGTAATATGCTAGACAGCCTAGACTGAtgcaaaattgatattttaaccggatttttagtgaaatttttagttttttttttttttttcattgagaATGAAGTATTCAATTGAtcatttaatttcttctttttgtactttgaaaaattcaagcGGGGAAGTTTTGTTAGTATTGATAAGATATGCTGTGATGTTATAGGTTATGCTGTTGCTGAAGGGAGACCAGTGAGAGAGCGTCGCCTTCCTTGCTGTGGTATTGGTTTTGGATGGTTCTTGTAAGttacaatttattttcttcCCTCTATTTTGGACTGTGATTTGGAAGAGCTGAAATTTAGCAGATATGATGTTCTGAAAGAGGTGTCTGACTCCACAGTAAAACAAGTTGCATTTTTTTGGGTGGATTTTGCTTCCTTTCATACACTAATCTATAAGTTATGAGCTTAAGAGAATAAGGGTtaaaaactttcatattttatgaCATCTTAATTGTTGTATTCTTCTTAGTCTAGaccttcaatttgattttaaaattttcaattgctCTGCTGATTCATTGATGTGGATAATGAATTGTCTGCCTTTTCTCTTGAAGGTTTATCATCGGATTCTTCCTTGGTGGCATCCCCTGGTATGTTGGGCTTTTTGTTCTACTTTGTGCAAGGATAGATCCCCGAGAAAAACCCGGATATATTACTTGCACCATTGCTGTGAGTAACTCTTTCCTGTGGTTTCATTTGATTCCAGAACTAATCTTGTcctaaatattttcatttttatttatatttaacaataagTTTCACTTTTAGTTTTGATAACTCTCTTCTGTTCTGGCTTGTTGAGTTCCACTTAAAGTTGTCATTATACCGAGCTGATATTTCAAAGTGCTATTCCATCTATATGGGTATATCATCACCTGAAGTTCATGTCACACGTAATGAGAACATCAAAGTTAACAATGCTCCTGCTACCTAAATTACGTAACAAATGCCCCTTTGAATTTTAGTCTTTGTTAGGGCCTAACAAAGAATGACTTTTCTTATTGAGCATGGCATATGGAATCTTTTTTAATGTCACCAAGATTTCATGACCAACGAAGCTGCagagttttgattttgtttttaacttttcaCAATGAGTCCTACCCATGCTTCCTTGGGCTGAGATGTGCAGTATTGGTGACTGCAATGTCGTGTAGTGGGTAGCTATGATGGTTGATATATGCAGTGTTGAAATTTAGTATATGTGATTTGGAACCAATTAACATTTGTTTCTATTAGAGCTTAAATACCATTATTAGTCCATACAATAATGTATCAAACTTTTGGGCTAATTGGTAACTTAACATGATCTTTATGATATCAGATGTTGGTTGATCAAGTGGCTTATTAATCATTTTGCATCTTCAATGAACATTGCCTGACCAATTAAACTTTTTCTAACGGATTGACTACTCCTATTCTTTTCATTGGGGTTGTGGAGATTTTATCAGCATCATTACTTTTGAGGAAGGTCGTTAATTGTGAGAAGAAATGTTGAACGTACAAGTTGGAAATTCCAGCTGGTGAACCAAATTGGTTTCAAGTTTTCTATTTGCAAAATGCTTTATTGTTCATTTAGGAAAGTGATTGTCAGAATGCTAACCGTCCTAAAATTCTTTGtaacttttaattaatgattgttttataaaattggaGAGGGGGCAGGTAGGAGAACACTGAGGAAgcagagaaagagaaaacatgGGAGGGGAGGGCAAGGGAGAGAGGGGTTTGAGTGAAGCATATTGTTCACTACCAAGTTCgctttcatttatatttatctcttcATGACAAACAAATAATACTACAGTTACCAAGACTTTTATGGTAGATGCATTGGCTGCTTTTCACATCATTTTCTACTGATCTGGTGAAGAGGTATTGCTGCCTATATTGTCAGCAAGTTCCTGAGTTTTTCCACTTTTTGTTTGGCAATTTTGTGATGCGCACTACTTAGACTAAAAAATTCTGTTCATAAGTTCCTGTTAGCATGTTGAGGATTTAATTTAAGGATTTTACATACGGCTTCTTACcttttaacatttttccttGTGGTTTGCAAATGTCTTGTTGTCAAACGTTATATTCTTTCAGATCGGTATTTAGCTTTATCTTGATAAGTATCAGTAGATTCCAACTGTGAGCCTTTGTTTTATGCTCTTTCAATGAATCAGTGTTTTCTTGTATTGGTATCATAAATGCTAATGGCTTGCTTAGCTCAGATTTTAACCTATCATTGTATTCAATAAATTGAATCGTCCTGCCAAGCTGGAAATGTGAACACATGTTTCCTCTAAATCTCGTATGTGAGATTCTCATTTATTTCTCTGGTTGAATGTGCAGGCTGTTCTTGTTACCATTGCAATTATTCTTGGTGCAACAAAGGGAGCTCATGACTGGTAGTTATATAGGTTCCAAATGGATACATAGCCGTGACCAAACTTCCAAATTCGATCTGGGTTTTGAACATGGTGTGAATTTGTGTTATTAATAGTTAATGGTACTGCCTCATGCAATGCAATTTGCTAGTAATGATCTTGTTTACTGATATGAAGAAAGCGGTTTTAATGATCTTGTTTATTAATGAAGCTATTATTGCTGCCTATTGCTGTCAAAGCAAGCTATGTGGAAActggaaaattattttatcatatatatatgttccgCAGATtatgtgaaaatgaaaaatcagtTGCACAGGCTTAGTTCTTCAGGCTTCCTCAAAGgaaaaaaacagagaaaattTCCTTAGTTGTAAGTACAACCAAGTGAGACGTGAGATTTCACTTAATACTTTATAgcaagttaataaaattatgtaggtaaataattaacacaaatttatacataaatgatgatatgtcattatataattgagtgatttaaaattacatataaaataaaatttacttatatggggatatattattatttatatataaatttgtatttataattgtacATATTGTCACTTAATACGATGTTGTCCACAGTCTTAAccatcaatcaaaattaaaataataaaattatatgtatatatttttgatataaaatttgggtatgcagataatgtgttatcatatgtttggataattttgaattaaaaataaagtaatatttaattatatgataatatattatcaatatataaaaattatgtataaaaattatgtatatatggCAGTACTATCTAATTTGATCCTTCTAATCTAATGTGCATATTGGGTCTGTATCGctctaatttcattttcatttctcttttaatGGGTTTACTTTGCCCAACAAATTGCCGGTCTAGTAAGTGAAAACCCAACAAACAAAGCACAAGCAATAAGAGAAACCAGACAGAACATAGGGTTTTAGCACAAATCGCAGTGAACGCCGCATATAAACCCTCTTCCTCTATCTCTTCCTGTAAAGAGGCAAAGACCCTTCTCATTTCTTCTGCAGAGCCAAAAT
It contains:
- the LOC123202051 gene encoding 60S ribosomal protein L18a-like protein isoform X2; amino-acid sequence: MSEEDKNRAVVVDHHHQHHHEQIPPPPPQYGTFQGVANYPPPPVIGFPQPVPPPGAAEPSGPYYPHGYQTVQGYAVAEGRPVRERRLPCCGIGFGWFLFIIGFFLGGIPWYVGLFVLLCARIDPREKPGYITCTIAAVLVTIAIILGATKGAHDW